A genome region from Phoenix dactylifera cultivar Barhee BC4 chromosome 18, palm_55x_up_171113_PBpolish2nd_filt_p, whole genome shotgun sequence includes the following:
- the LOC103698966 gene encoding N6-adenosine-methyltransferase non-catalytic subunit MTB-like, translating to MDVRYGKTEQNEDREGTDERKHRSSKSQKHSSVKEAQKRDSGRKRISGDRNDARKKSISSSSGDESEYDRKRESHTKTPRKNPDERSEKRSSEGYWEIESERRSRYEENERHSSRKSIMKPSESSFVEESDSKGGKAADHSKHGFARDRKQDHGNELSDSKCKVVDSSADKGFRSSTREEKREDRETYRSRGRLIGQDEDNMSVSAPYEARPDVHEDDNWRRVFERSAEVAGNENSRKYSISEPHEQKSEKYRQQQDSAYGSHDEVQSQEGSVTRDGEMRERIGREVRYTKRSRTPERSGRRRREQDDHNRGYSESDDERNIGLKGREWEREGYKDDRPSKGKDRSWNDENGDWEASKDHWKGNQTRQDSKDRESESGHVKEWDLQWREQEMVDSENLHSKPGYRKAARIRLDGVKASSASRNAYESSDSIEIKPNKNLDFGKEETSSIHFGQTAEPGSQQDVTSGVNVGTGDYPPEKKGKIAYGYGDELQVRYQDHGSPMDQMSTRNSLDSHAKEGRGRDDTNFNRTGLSQSNDSQHPFGNIQGSGSVNRPPQQGPKGGRPARGGRGRLTGRDAQRDAIPLSMMGPSFGHLGLLPGPMQSIGPNMPHLPGPPIPPGVFIPPFPGPLIWPGARGVDMNMLAVPPSLSPIHPPGPGGPRFAPNMGTGPNHGMYFNQPGPGRGVPANMSGPGLNAMGLGGRGMPQDKAPSSWGPQRNSGPSKGPSRGEQNDYSQNFVDTGMRPQNFIRELELTSVVEDYPKLRELIQKKDEIVAKSASPPMYYKCDLREHVLSPEFFGTKFDVILVDPPWEEYVHRAPGVTDHMEYWTFEEIMNLTIEAIADTPSFIFLWVGDGVGLEQGRQCLKKWGFRRCEDICWVKTNKTNATPALRHDSHTLCQHSKEHCLMGIRGTVRRSTDGHIIHANIDTDVIIAEEPAYGSTKKPDDLYRIIEHFSLGRRRLELFGDDHNIRSGWLTVGKGLSSSNFNSEAYIRNFAGKDGNVWQGGGGRNPPPEAPHLVQTTPDIESLRPKSPPPKNQLLQPIPLMPSSNSNNRRCMGNSPQAATSVPFSGFYQDALGLDPANALPWNPSQLG from the exons ATGGATGTTAGGTACGGTAAAACTGAACAAAATGAAGACCGGGAAGGCACCGATGAGAGGAAGCATCGGTCAAGCAAGTCACAGAAGCACAGTAGTGTAAAAGAAGCTCAGAAACGGGATAGTGGAAGGAAAAGAATCTCTGGAGATAGGAATGATGCTAGGAAAAAGTCAATCAGCTCAAGCAGTGGAGATGAAAGTGAGTATGACAGGAAAAGAGAATCACATACCAAAACTCCAAGAAAGAATCCGGATGAGAGAAGTGAAAAGAGATCGAGTGAAGGGTATTGGGAAATAGAATCAGAGAGGAGAAGCAGGTATGAAGAGAATGAGAGGCATTCTTCTAGGAAATCAATCATGAAACCTTCTGAAAGTAGTTTTGTGGAGGAATCTGATTCAAAAGGTGGGAAAGCTGCTGACCATAGTAAGCATGGGTTTGCTAGGGATCGAAAGCAGGATCATGGAAATGAATTAAGTGACTCCAAATGTAAGGTTGTGGATTCTAGTGCTGATAAGGGTTTCAGGTCCAgtaccagggaagagaaaagagaagatagaGAAACTTATAGAAGTAGGGGAAGATTAATTGGTCAAGATGAAGATAATATGTCAGTCAGTGCACCTTATGAAGCTAGGCCAGATGTACATGAAGATGATAACTGGAGAAGGGTGTTCGAAAGATCAGCTGAGGTGGCAGGAAATGAGAATTCCCGCAAGTATAGCATCAGCGAACCACATGAGCAGAAATCTGAGAAATATAGACAACAACAAGACTCAGCATATGGCAGTCATGATGAAGTTCAAAGCCAGGAAGGGTCTGTTACTAGGGATGGAGAGATGAGAGAGAGAATTGGGAGGGAAGTTAGATATACCAAAAGGTCACGAACACCTGAGAGAAGTGGAAGGCGTCGTAGGGAGCAGGATGACCATAACCGAGGCTATTCAGAATCTGACGATGAAAGAAATATTGGGCTTAAGGGTAGAGAATGGGAAAGAGAAGGGTACAAGGATGATAGGCCTTCCAAGGGAAAAGATAGGAGCTGGAATGACGAAAATGGGGATTGGGAAGCTTCAAAAGACCACTGGAAAGGAAATCAGACTAGgcaagattccaaagataggGAGAGTGAATCTGGTCATGTCAAGGAGTGGGATTTGCAATGGCGTGAGCAAGAAATGGTGGACAGTGAGAATCTTCACAGCAAACCTGGCTATAGAAAAGCTGCTAGAATCAGGCTGGATGGTGTAAAAGCGTCATCAGCCTCTAGGAATGCTTATGAGAGTTCTGATTCAATAGAGATCAAACCCAACAAGAATCTTGACTTTGGGAAAGAGGAGACTTCTTCCATACATTTTGGGCAGACAGCTGAACCGGGTTCACAGCAGGATGTCACTTCAGGAGTAAATGTTGGAACAGGGGATTATCCACCTGAGAAAAAGGGTAAAATAGCATATGGCTATGGAGATGAATTACAGGTAAGATACCAAGATCACGGTTCACCTATGGATCAAATGTCCACAAGGAATTCTCTTGATTCTCATGCCAAAGAAGGACGAGGACGGGATGATACAAATTTTAATCGTACAGGACTGAGCCAAAGCAATGATTCACAGCATCCATTTGGGAATATTCAGGGATCAGGTTCTGTTAATAGGCCTCCACAACAGGGACCAAAAGGGGGCAGGCctgcaagaggaggaaggggaaggCTAACTGGGAGGGATGCTCAACGGGATGCAATTCCATTGTCTATGATGGGCCCTTCATTTGGTCATCTTGGCTTGCTGCCAGGACCAATGCAGTCAATTGGACCAAATATGCCGCACTTACCTGGCCCACCAATTCCCCCTGGTGTTTTCATTCCCCCATTTCCAGGACCGCTCATTTGGCCTGGAGCTCGAGGTGTTGATATGAATATGCTAGCTGTCCCTCCCAGCCTTTCTCCAATTCATCCACCTGGGCCTGGAGGACCTAGGTTTGCACCTAATATGGGAACTGGCCCTAATCATGGCATGTACTTCAATCAGCCAGGCCCAGGAAGAGGAGTACCCGCTAACATGTCAGGCCCTGGTCTTAATGCGATGGGACTAGGTGGCCGTGGGATGCCACAAGATAAAGCACCTAGCAGTTGGGGTCCACAAAGAAATAGTGGGCCTTCTAAAGGTCCTTCAAGGGGAGAGCAAAATGATTACTCTCAAAATTTTGTTGACACTGGTATGAGACCGCAGAATTTCATCAGAGAGCTGGAGCTCACTAGTGTGGTGGAAGACTATCCAAAGCTGAGGGAACTAATACAGAAGAAAGATGAAATTGTTGCCAAGTCTGCTTCCCCACCCATGTACTATAAGTGTGACCTGCGTGAACATGTACTCTCTCCCGAGTTTTTTGGCACAAAGTTCGATGTTATTCTTGTGGATCCTCCATGGGAGGAATATGTTCATCGAGCTCCTGGTGTTACTGACCACATGGAGTACTGGACATTTGAAGAGATAATGAATTTGACGATCGAG GCAATAGCTGACACTCCTTCATTTATCTTCCTATGGGTTGGTGATGGTGTGGGACTTGAACAGGGCCGTCAGTGTTTAAAGAAG tgGGGATTTCGGAGATGTGAGGATATTTGTTGGGTGAAAACCAACAAAACAAATGCAACTCCTGCCTTGAGGCATGATTCTCACACTCTGTGTCAGCACTCGAAG GAACACTGCTTGATGGGCATAAGAGGAACTGTTCGTCGTAGCACAGATGGGCATATCATTCATGCCAATATTGACACAGATGTGATAATAGCTGAAGAACCTGCTTATG GTTCAACAAAAAAGCCTGATGATTTGTATAGGATCATTGAGCATTTTTCTCTGGGCAGGAGGAGGCTTGAACTGTTCGGTGATGACCATAATATTCGTTCAGGTTGGCTTACAGTAGGGAAGGGATTATCATCATCAAATTTTAATTCTGAG GCATATATCAGGAATTTTGCCGGTAAAGATGGAAATGTTTGGCAAGGAGGTGGAGGCCGGAATCCACCACCTGAAGCTCCTCATCTTGTGCAGACAACCCCAGACATAGAAAGCTTGCGGCCCAAATCACCTCCCCCAAAGAACCAGTTGCTGCAACCCATACCTCTGATGCCCAGTAGCAATTCTAACAACAGAAGATGTATGGGAAATTCCCCACAGGCGGCCACATCTGTGCCCTTCTCTGGGTTTTATCAGGATGCTTTGGGTTTGGACCCAGCGAATGCTCTTCCTTGGAATCCTTCCCAATTGGGATGA
- the LOC103698959 gene encoding sec-independent protein translocase protein TATB, chloroplastic-like isoform X2 — protein MGAATAIRALRCCPHRTTPILLSSSPPVLSLRTLTSRHAHGSILRLGFPPLPPWIGLKHIGVSFPRGYGQREKKGKYRGKVVYASLFGVGAPEALVIGVVALLVFGPKGLAEVARNLGKTLRAFQPTLKELQEVSKEFKSTLEREIGLDEVASSTNYNSKPTPNVNENQRAVFDTNGKPSAGPYTSEELLKITEDQQSASTTRTQTEAPTSEEQPQASSTSEVAAANPSETTASAASETAAQVPSYEKAENDG, from the exons ATGGGCGCGGCCACCGCAATCCGAGCGCTCCGCTGCTGCCCCCATCGGACGACGCCTATCCTCCTCTCCTCATCTCCTCCCGTGCTCTCTTTGCGAACCCTAACCTCTCGCCACGCCCACGGCTCGATTCTCCGGCTGGGATTCCCCCCTCTTCCGCCGTGGATCGGTCTCAAGCACATCGGCGTCTCATTCCCGCGAGGTTATGGCCAGAGAG AAAAGAAGGGTAAATATCGTGGTAAAGTTGTTTATGCTTCTTTGTTTGGTGTTGGAGCCCCGGAAGCGCTGGTTATTGGAGTGGTGGCTTTGCTGGTCTTCGGTCCTAAAGGACTAGCCGAA GTGGCACGCAACTTGGGAAAGACTTTGCGAGCTTTCCAGCCAACACTAAAAGAGCTTCAG GAAGTGTCAAAGGAATTCAAGAGCACCCTTGAACGGGAGATAGGACTTGATGAAGTTGCATCTTCTACAAATTACAACAGCAAGCCCACTCCAAATgtgaatgaaaatcaaagagctgtatttGACACAA ATGGCAAGCCTTCAGCCGGACCATACACCAGTGAAGAGCTTCTGAAAATCACAGAAGACCAGCAGTCTGCATCTACTACAAGAACCCAAACAGAAGCGCCCACTTCTGAAGAACAACCACAAG CATCATCAACGTCAGAAGTTGCAGCTGCCAATCCGTCAGAAACTACAGCTTCTGCTGCTTCAGAAACTGCTGCTCAAGTACCTTCATATGAGAAGGCAGAGAATGATGGATAA
- the LOC103698959 gene encoding sec-independent protein translocase protein TATB, chloroplastic-like isoform X1 has product MGAATAIRALRCCPHRTTPILLSSSPPVLSLRTLTSRHAHGSILRLGFPPLPPWIGLKHIGVSFPRGYGQREKKGKYRGKVVYASLFGVGAPEALVIGVVALLVFGPKGLAEVARNLGKTLRAFQPTLKELQEVSKEFKSTLEREIGLDEVASSTNYNSKPTPNVNENQRAVFDTNGKPSAGPYTSEELLKITEDQQSASTTRTQTEAPTSEEQPQAASSTSEVAAANPSETTASAASETAAQVPSYEKAENDG; this is encoded by the exons ATGGGCGCGGCCACCGCAATCCGAGCGCTCCGCTGCTGCCCCCATCGGACGACGCCTATCCTCCTCTCCTCATCTCCTCCCGTGCTCTCTTTGCGAACCCTAACCTCTCGCCACGCCCACGGCTCGATTCTCCGGCTGGGATTCCCCCCTCTTCCGCCGTGGATCGGTCTCAAGCACATCGGCGTCTCATTCCCGCGAGGTTATGGCCAGAGAG AAAAGAAGGGTAAATATCGTGGTAAAGTTGTTTATGCTTCTTTGTTTGGTGTTGGAGCCCCGGAAGCGCTGGTTATTGGAGTGGTGGCTTTGCTGGTCTTCGGTCCTAAAGGACTAGCCGAA GTGGCACGCAACTTGGGAAAGACTTTGCGAGCTTTCCAGCCAACACTAAAAGAGCTTCAG GAAGTGTCAAAGGAATTCAAGAGCACCCTTGAACGGGAGATAGGACTTGATGAAGTTGCATCTTCTACAAATTACAACAGCAAGCCCACTCCAAATgtgaatgaaaatcaaagagctgtatttGACACAA ATGGCAAGCCTTCAGCCGGACCATACACCAGTGAAGAGCTTCTGAAAATCACAGAAGACCAGCAGTCTGCATCTACTACAAGAACCCAAACAGAAGCGCCCACTTCTGAAGAACAACCACAAG CAGCATCATCAACGTCAGAAGTTGCAGCTGCCAATCCGTCAGAAACTACAGCTTCTGCTGCTTCAGAAACTGCTGCTCAAGTACCTTCATATGAGAAGGCAGAGAATGATGGATAA
- the LOC103698921 gene encoding silicon efflux transporter LSI2-like has translation MAMAHTVKVVLGSVAFGIFWVLAVFPAVPFLPIGRTAGSLLGAMLMVTFRVITPEEAYAAIDLPILGLLFGTMVVCVFLERADMFKYLGKLLSWKSRGGKDLLCRICLVSAVSSALFTNDTCCVVLTEFILKIARQNNLPPQPFLLALASSANIGSSTTPIGNPQNLVIAVQSEISFGKFFSGLLPAMLVGIIVNAAILLCYYWKLLSDQKDAEVVQAAKDVVAEEDVTSHRFSPATLSHLASTTSQDWSSAIDFVINGDIGHAENDIQSAVSGGAESAKVSNVSKEVAGVGGISQRREEGVSVRRYVRIGSRMNGLKEGFSHHSLEEKEIPMERWQRLLWKICVYIVTIGMLIALLMGLNMSWSAITAALALVVLDFKDACPSLEKVSYSLLIFFCGMFITVDGFNKTGIPSALWDLMEPYTRIDSAGGVAVLAFVILVLSNVASNVPTVLLLGARVAASSAHISPAEETRAWLILAWVSTVAGNLSLLGSAANLIVCEQARRAQFFGYNLSFLSHLRFGFPSTLVVTAVGLLLIRN, from the exons ATGGCCATGGCACACACTGTGAAGGTGGTACTAGGCTCGGTTGCCTTTGGGATCTTCTGGGTCCTAGCCGTTTTCCCTGCGGTACCCTTCCTTCCAATTGGAAGGACTGCAGGATCTCTTCTTGGTGCCATGCTTATGGTCACCTTCCGAGTGATCACTCCGGAAGAAGCCTATGCAGCTATCGACCTCCCGATCCTTGGCCTCCTCTTTGGCACCATGGTCGTCTGCGTCTTTCTTGAAAGGGCCGATATGTTCAAGTACTTGggtaaattgctctcatggaaGAGCAGAGGTGGCAAGGATTTGCTCTGCCGCATCTGTCTTGTTTCTGCTGTGTCCAGCGCTCTATTCACCAATGATACTTGTTGTGTTGTCCTCACTGAATTCATCCTGAAGATTGCAAGACAGAACAATTTGCCGCCGCAGCCCTTCCTTTTAGCCCTGGCTTCTAGTGCTAATATCGGTTCTTCCACGACGCCGATCGGTAACCCGCAGAACCTAGTTATAGCTGTTCAAAGTGAGATCTCTTTCGGGAAATTCTTTTCTGGGCTTCTTCCTGCGATGCTTGTGGGAATAATTGTGAATGCTGCCATTCTCTTATGCTATTACTGGAAGTTGTTGTCTGATCAGAAGGATGCGGAAGTGGTTCAAGCAGCCAAAGACGTGGTTGCTGAAGAGGATGTCACCTCTCACCGTTTTTCGCCTGCGACTTTGTCACACCTTGCTTCTACTACTTCTCAGGATTGGAGTTCTGCAATTGATTTTGTTATAAACGGAGATATTGGGCATGCCGAGAATGACATACAGTCAGCCGTAAGCGGCGGCGCTGAGTCTGCAAAGGTCTCAAATGTATCGAAGGAGGTGGCAGGGGTTGGTGGAATTTctcaaaggagagaggaaggtgTGTCTGTGAGGAGATATGTGAGAATTGGCAGCCGGATGAATGGTCTGAAAGAAGGGTTCTCTCACCATTCTTTGGAGGAAAAGGAAATTCCCATGGAGAGGTGGCAGAGATTGTTGTGGAAGATATGTGTCTATATTGTGACTATTGGAATGCTCATTGCTCTTTTAATGGGGCTAAACATGTCGTGGAGTGCGATTACTGCTGCTCTTGCTCTTGTTGTGCTGGATTTTAAGGATGCCTGCCCTTCTCTGGAGAAG GTTTCTTATTCATTATTGATATTCTTTTGTGGGATGTTCATTACCGTCGATGGATTTAATAAAACTGGCATACCAAGTGCTCTGTGGGATCTGATGGAGCCATACACACGGATTGATAGTGCTGGAGGGGTTGCAGTTCTTGCCTTCGTTATCCTTGTTCTCTCAAATGTTGCCTCTAATGTACCTACTG TTCTGTTGCTTGGAGCTCGAGTGGCAGCATCTTCAGCGCACATCTCTCCAGCTGAAGAGACCAGGGCATGGCTCATATTAGCATGGGTGAGTACAGTTGCTGGGAATCTATCGCTACTGGGATCAGCTGCAAACTTGATAGTTTGTGAGCAAGCTCGGCGGGCTCAGTTTTTTGGTTACAACCTCTCATTCTTGAGCCATCTGCGTTTTGGGTTCCCTTCGACGCTCGTTGTCACAGCTGTTGGCTTGCTACTTATTAGGAACTAA